The proteins below come from a single Notamacropus eugenii isolate mMacEug1 chromosome 7, mMacEug1.pri_v2, whole genome shotgun sequence genomic window:
- the LOC140514540 gene encoding large ribosomal subunit protein uL23-like: MAPKAKKEAVVPPKTEAKSKALKAKKAVLKGVHSHKKKKIQTSPTFRRPKTLRLRRQPKYPRKSAPQRNKLDHYAIIKFLLTTESAMKKTEDNNTLVFIVDVKANKHQIKQAVKKLYDIDVAKVNTLIWPDGEKKAYVRLAPDYDALDVANKIGII, encoded by the coding sequence ATGGCGCCAAAGGCGAAGAAGGAAGCCGTTGTCCCCcccaagacagaagccaagtccaaggccttgaaggccaagaaagcggtgttgaagggtgtccatagccacaaaaagaagaagatCCAAACGTCCCCCACCTTCCGGCGACCCAAGACACTAAGACTAAGAAGGCAGCCCAAATACCCTCGGAAAAGTGCCCCTCAGAGAAACAAGCTTGATCACTATGCCATCATTAAGTTTCTCTTGACCACTGAGTCTGCTATGAAGAAGACTGAGGACAACAACACCCTAGTTTTCATCGTGGATGTCAAGGCCAACAAGCATCAGATCAAGCAGGCAGTAAAGAAGCTGTATGACATCGATGTGGCCAAGGTCAACACACTGATCTggcctgatggagagaagaaagcttaTGTCCGTCTTGCTCCAGACTATGATGCTTTGGATGTTgccaacaaaattggaatcatctAA